In Kutzneria kofuensis, the DNA window CGTCCCCAAGGTCGACTGGGGCCGGTGGAGCCCGTGGGGCCGGTTCCGCCTGATGCGCCGGGAGTACGACGAGATCGTCGAGCGGCTGATCGCCAAGGCGGAGCGGGACGGCAGCCTCGACGAGCGCGAGGACATCCTGGCGCTGATGCTGCAGGCCCGCTACGACGACGGCACGGCGATGAGCCACGGCGACATCGCCGACCAACTGCTGACCCTGCTCACCGCCGGCCACGAGACCACCGCCACCACCCTGGCCTGGGCGGTGGAGCGGCTGCGCCGCCACCCGGACGTGCTGCGCGACCTGACCGAGGAGACCCGCACCGGCGGGAAGACCCTGCGGGAGGCCACCATCCTGGAGGTCCAGCGGACCCGGCCGGTGATCGACATGGTCGGCCGCAAGATCAAGGCCGACGGGGCCCGGCTCGGCCGGTGGACGCTGCCCAGGGGACAGACGGTGCTGGTCGGCATCGCGTTGATCCACGAGGACCCCGACCTGTTCCCGAATCCGCGGGCCTTCGACCCGTACCGGTTCGTCGGCACGAAACCCGATCTGTACCAGTGGATCCCGTTCGGCGGCGGCAGCCGGCGGTGTCTCGGCGCGGCGTTCGCGACCATGGAGATGAACGTGGTGCTGCGGGCCCTGCTCCGTGACTTCGACCTCATCCCCACGGCCCTGCCGGACGAGCCCTGGCACTCTCGGGGCATCGCGAACGCCCCGGCCAAGGGCGGCCTCGCGGTCGTCCGCCCCCGGACCCTGATCGACGACCACGTGACGAGGAGTGCCGATGCCCCGACAGCTTCCTAGGCTCACCGGCCGGCCGGTGATGATCACCGGCGCCGCCTCCGGCATCGGCCGCAGCCTCGCGCTGCGGCTGAACCGGCTCGGCTCGCCGGTGGCCGTCGCCGACGTGGACGCCACGGGGCTCAAGCAGACCGCCGCCTCGCTGCGGGGCACGGTGCTGACCCGCGTCCTGGACGTCAGCGACGCCGCCGACCAGCGGAAATTCGCCGACGAGGTGCGGGACTGGCTGCCCGCGCCGCTGGCCGCGGTGTTCAACAACGCCGGCGTCGCGCTGTCGTCCACGGTGCTCGACGCCGATCCCGAGGACGACAACTGGCTGTACGACATCAACTTCCACGGCGTGGTCAACGGCACCCGGGCGTTCCTGCCGATCCTGGTCGGGCAGGGCGAGGGCGTCATCGTGAACACGTCCAGCGTGTTCGGGCTGGCCGGCATGCCGTACCAGAGCGCCTACTGCGCGGCCAAGTTCGCCGTCCGCGGCTTCACCGACTCGCTGCGCCAGGAGCTGCGCGGCACCGGCGTCAGCGCGGTCACCGTGCACCCCGGCGGCATCAAGACGAACATCGTCCGAAATGGACGGATGCGGCAGGATCCCGAGGGCCGCGAACGGTCGAAGGAGGAGATGGCGGCCTCGTTCGAGGCGATCGCCATGACCACGCCGGACAAGGCGGCGCAGATCATCCACCGCGGCGTGGAGAGCGGCAAGGCCCGCATCCTCGTCGGCCCGGACGCGTACGTGTTCGACGCGCTGATGCGTATCGCCCCCACCCACTACTTCGACCTGCTCGGCCGGTTCGTCTCCCGCCGCGGTTAAGGAGCCCTTGTGCCCAGCGAACATCTGGACGTCCTGATCGTCGGCGCCGGCCTGTCCGGCGTCGGCGCGGCGCACCACATCCACACCGCCTTCCCGCGCCGGACGTACGCGATCCTGGAGGCCCGCGAGGCCAGCGGCGGCACCTGGGACCTGTTCCGGTACCCGGGCGTGCGCTCCGACTCGGACATGCAGACCCTCGGCTACCGGTTCCGGCCGTGGACGCAGGCCAAGGCCATCGCCGACGGGCCGGCCATCCTCGACTACATCCGGGAGACCGCCGCCGAGGCCGGCATCGACCGGCACATCCGTTACGGCCACAAGGTTGTCGCCGCCTCATGGTCCACAGAGGACTCGCGATGGACGGTCGAGGTCCAGCGTGACGGCGAAACCGTGCAGTTGACGGCGAACTTCCTCTACCTGTGCACCGGCTACTACCACTACGACGGCGGCTACGCGCCGGCCTTCCCGGACGTCGAGCGGTTCGCCGGGCCGGTGATCCACCCGCAGCAGTGGCCGGAAGACCTGGACTACGCGGGCAAGAAGGTCGTCGTCATCGGCAGCGGCGCCACCGCGGTCACCCTCGTGCCGGCCATGACCGACAAGGCCGAGCACGTGACCATGCTGCAGCGCTCCCCCACGTACATCCTGGCCCGGCCGGGCGAGGACAAGCTGGCCAACCGGCTGCGGAGGCTGCTCGGCGACCCCCTGGGCTACATGGTGACGCGGTGGAAGAACGTCGCCATGGCCACGCTGATCTACCGGCTCAGCCGGCGCCGGCCCGGGATGATCCGGTCGTTCATCCGCAACGAGACCGTGAAGCTGCTGCCGCCCGGCTACGACGTGGACACGCACTTCAAGCCCCGGTACGACCCGTGGGACCAGCGGCTGTGCCTGGTGCCGGACGGCGACCTGTTCCGGGCCATCCGCCACGGCCGCGCGTCGGTGGTCACCGACGAGATCGCCGGCTTCACCGAGACCGGGATCCGGCTGCGGTCCGGCGCCGACCTGCCCGCGGACGTCGTCGTCACGGCGACCGGGCTGCGGTTGCTGGCGTTCGGCGGCATCCGGCTGGCGGTGGACGGCAAGGAGATCAAGCTGCCGGAAACCCTGGCGTACAAGGGAATGATGCTCAGCGGCCTGCCGAACTTCGTGTTCACCATCGGCTACACCAACGCGTCGTGGACGCTGAAGGCCGACCTGGTCGCCGAGTACACGGTCCGCCTGCTGCGGCACATGGACGAGCACGGCTACACCCAGTGCGTGCCGGTCAACGACGGTCCCGAGATCACCGAACGGCCGCTGCTGGACTTCGCCGCCGGCTACGTCCAGCGGTCCGTGCACGAGTTCCCCCGGGCCGGGTCGCGCCGGCCGTGGCAGCTGGGCATGAGCTACGCCAACGAC includes these proteins:
- a CDS encoding cytochrome P450, producing MATLPPGPSTPRLAQAVSALMRPGRGFRQARARYGDAFTINSPLFGRALVISDAAEIKQLFQAGAEIADNIEPNLGRVLGSGSLFALSGDEHRRQRKLLVPPFHGRRLAAYEQIMEEETLREFASWPRNQQFATLPSMMRITLNIILRAVFGAEGAEFDRLRDLLPAFVKLGSLLAVLPVPKVDWGRWSPWGRFRLMRREYDEIVERLIAKAERDGSLDEREDILALMLQARYDDGTAMSHGDIADQLLTLLTAGHETTATTLAWAVERLRRHPDVLRDLTEETRTGGKTLREATILEVQRTRPVIDMVGRKIKADGARLGRWTLPRGQTVLVGIALIHEDPDLFPNPRAFDPYRFVGTKPDLYQWIPFGGGSRRCLGAAFATMEMNVVLRALLRDFDLIPTALPDEPWHSRGIANAPAKGGLAVVRPRTLIDDHVTRSADAPTAS
- a CDS encoding SDR family NAD(P)-dependent oxidoreductase, which gives rise to MPRQLPRLTGRPVMITGAASGIGRSLALRLNRLGSPVAVADVDATGLKQTAASLRGTVLTRVLDVSDAADQRKFADEVRDWLPAPLAAVFNNAGVALSSTVLDADPEDDNWLYDINFHGVVNGTRAFLPILVGQGEGVIVNTSSVFGLAGMPYQSAYCAAKFAVRGFTDSLRQELRGTGVSAVTVHPGGIKTNIVRNGRMRQDPEGRERSKEEMAASFEAIAMTTPDKAAQIIHRGVESGKARILVGPDAYVFDALMRIAPTHYFDLLGRFVSRRG
- a CDS encoding flavin-containing monooxygenase, with protein sequence MPSEHLDVLIVGAGLSGVGAAHHIHTAFPRRTYAILEAREASGGTWDLFRYPGVRSDSDMQTLGYRFRPWTQAKAIADGPAILDYIRETAAEAGIDRHIRYGHKVVAASWSTEDSRWTVEVQRDGETVQLTANFLYLCTGYYHYDGGYAPAFPDVERFAGPVIHPQQWPEDLDYAGKKVVVIGSGATAVTLVPAMTDKAEHVTMLQRSPTYILARPGEDKLANRLRRLLGDPLGYMVTRWKNVAMATLIYRLSRRRPGMIRSFIRNETVKLLPPGYDVDTHFKPRYDPWDQRLCLVPDGDLFRAIRHGRASVVTDEIAGFTETGIRLRSGADLPADVVVTATGLRLLAFGGIRLAVDGKEIKLPETLAYKGMMLSGLPNFVFTIGYTNASWTLKADLVAEYTVRLLRHMDEHGYTQCVPVNDGPEITERPLLDFAAGYVQRSVHEFPRAGSRRPWQLGMSYANDVLLLRHGRIDDGTLRFRAAERRPVRSR